Within the Terriglobales bacterium genome, the region GCCTTCTATCCCCTGGACTGGACCCCGACTTGAACCGCGCAAATGTCGGCGTACGACGCGGACCTCGAGAAGTTCGCCGGCTTCGATGCCCAGGTCGTGGGCGTAAGCGTGGACTCCCTCTTCTGCCACATCGCGTGGCAGAAGAAAGACATCGGGATGCTCCACTACCCGCTGTGTTCGGACTTCTACCCCCACGGCGCGGTGGCCAAGAAGTACAAGGTGTTGCGCACCGGCGACCCCATCCCCGGCATCAACGACCGCACCGTCTTCATCGTGGACAAGCGCGGCAAGATCGTCTTCGCCAAGGTCTATCCTCTCGACACGCAACCCAACAACCAAGACTGCTTCGAGGTCCTGCGCAAGCTCTGAGGCTGCGACCGTGAAAAACCCCGCCCGCGGGCGGGGTTTCCTTCTGCCGGGAAAGGCGCCGGGCTAGCGCGCGCCCGCCTGCCGCTTCATCTCGTCGATCATCTGGAAGAGCTGGCTGCGGTCCACCACCTCGACGAAGGGGGTGCCGGCGCGCGCGTCGCTGACCACATAGATGGTGGGAGTGTGCTGCACGCCCACGCTCAGGCCCACGTTGATGTCCTGGTCCACCTTCTTCTCCAGCACGCCCATGGGGTCGACGGCAAAGGGCAGGGCCAGCTTGTGCTCGCCGGCGAACTTTTCGGCGTAGCTGCGCAGGTTGTCGGGTGTGATGACGGGCTGGTTGGCGAAGATGTAGTCGCGGAACTCGTCGCCCAGGGCCTTCGACTTGGTGTCGAAGTACTTGGCGAAGATGGCCGCCTGGCGCGCCCAGGGGTGCATCTTCAGGGGGAAGTCGTAGCGCACCTGCGGGATCTTGTAGGTGCGGGCAGCCTGGCTGAGCAGGGGAGCGGCGCGCCCGCAATCCGGGCACTGCAGGTCCTCGAAGACCACCAGGGCCACCTTGGCGCCCTTGGGCGGACGCAGCACCTCGCTCCTGGGATCCTGCGCCAGCGCCGGTAGCGCCAGCAGCGCCAGCGCCGCCACCATCCGGAACACCCCGCGGTTCCTCATTCGTCTGCTCTCCCCATCCTTGTCGGTTGGACCTTCTCCTGCGGTTAGATGCCCATGGTAGCTGAAAGGGCTGGCCGGCGTCATGCGGCCGGCGCGCCTCAATAGTGGAAGCGGTAGCGCACCTGGAAGATGACCTGGCGCGGGTTGACGTAGTGGGTGCCACCGAAGGTGTTGCTGTTGTCGAGCAGGTAGCGGTGGTTGGAGAGATTCAGCCCGGCGATCTGGACCGACCAATCCTCGCCGAAGGACTTGCCCAGGGCCAGGTCCACGGTGGTGTGGGGGGAGAGGTGCGCGGGCCCGTCTCCATCCAGGAAACCGGAGCCATAAGCCACGTTGCCCGAGGCCCAGCTCCTCCAAGGCAGGCCCAGGTAGAAGCCGGTGCTCAAAGTGTCGCGCTGGTCGTGGTCGAGAAAGAAATAGCCGCTGTCGGGGGGCTCGAAGTCGGTCAGCCCGCCCGTCACCCCGCCGGCGCCTTGCGCGTATTGGTGAGAGTAGGCCAGGTAGAGTTGCAGGCGGCCCGCGATCCGGGGCGAGCGCAGGGTGGTCTCCCAGCCGTGGATGCGGGCGCGCGCGATGGTGAGCGGGAAGAAGATGTTGGAGTTCCCCAGGACGTCGTGGTCGAAGTAGTTCTTGGCGGCGGTGTGGAAGTAGGTGGTCTCCAGCACCCAGCCGCGCACGGGGATGGTGAGGCCGGCCTCCCACTGCTCGTCGCGCTC harbors:
- a CDS encoding redoxin domain-containing protein, translating into MALKVGTTAPDFELPAVTGDLKGKLKLRDYRGKKHVVLAFYPLDWTPTUTAQMSAYDADLEKFAGFDAQVVGVSVDSLFCHIAWQKKDIGMLHYPLCSDFYPHGAVAKKYKVLRTGDPIPGINDRTVFIVDKRGKIVFAKVYPLDTQPNNQDCFEVLRKL
- a CDS encoding thioredoxin domain-containing protein — its product is MRNRGVFRMVAALALLALPALAQDPRSEVLRPPKGAKVALVVFEDLQCPDCGRAAPLLSQAARTYKIPQVRYDFPLKMHPWARQAAIFAKYFDTKSKALGDEFRDYIFANQPVITPDNLRSYAEKFAGEHKLALPFAVDPMGVLEKKVDQDINVGLSVGVQHTPTIYVVSDARAGTPFVEVVDRSQLFQMIDEMKRQAGAR